From Senegalia massiliensis, a single genomic window includes:
- a CDS encoding ECF transporter S component, translating to MNNKKMKKKSMSTRKLTIIGMLGGISAILGLTPLGFIPIGPANATIMHIPVIIGAIIEGPIVGALVGLIFGMFSIIRAITAPTVLSPLFYNPLVSILPRVLIGITAYYSYILFKKLGKKPSRILLGIMWISTLTYLSYDLYNNLINADNIFTISIMFKVILILITGLVGYFLYKKFKENAVEIIISSTVGTLTNTLGVLFMIYILYGERFVKLTGGDTEYVGKAILALGVANGIPEVIVAMIIVSGVIIGLKKKA from the coding sequence ATGAATAATAAGAAGATGAAAAAAAAGTCAATGTCTACTCGAAAATTGACTATTATTGGTATGCTTGGTGGAATTTCCGCAATACTTGGATTAACACCCTTAGGTTTTATACCAATAGGACCAGCAAATGCTACAATAATGCATATTCCTGTTATAATTGGAGCTATAATTGAAGGGCCAATAGTGGGAGCTTTGGTAGGTTTAATTTTTGGTATGTTTAGCATAATACGAGCGATAACAGCTCCTACAGTATTATCACCATTGTTTTATAATCCTTTAGTATCTATATTACCACGTGTACTTATAGGTATAACTGCATATTATTCTTATATTTTATTTAAGAAATTAGGAAAAAAACCTTCTAGAATATTACTTGGCATAATGTGGATATCAACACTCACATATTTATCATATGATTTATATAATAATTTGATAAATGCAGATAATATTTTTACTATATCCATAATGTTTAAGGTTATTTTAATATTAATTACTGGTTTAGTAGGATATTTTTTATATAAAAAATTCAAAGAAAATGCAGTTGAAATAATAATATCTTCTACGGTAGGAACACTTACGAATACGTTAGGTGTCCTGTTTATGATATATATACTTTATGGAGAGAGGTTTGTTAAATTAACTGGTGGCGATACAGAATATGTAGGTAAAGCAATACTAGCACTTGGTGTTGCAAATGGAATACCGGAAGTTATAGTTGCAATGATAATAGTAAGTGGTGTAATAATAGGGTTAAAGAAAAAAGCTTAA
- a CDS encoding biotin--[acetyl-CoA-carboxylase] ligase, which produces MKAKIVKILKQNKNKYISGETISNELNVTRTSIWKYISSLRKDGYVIDSASRKGYKLISYPDILDIELLEEKLSTNHIGKNIYYYDTVDSTNIEAKNVALDEDNGAVIIAEEQTKGRGRLGRDWISPKYKGIWMSIILKPDIPPEDAPKITQIAAAAVSKAFDNIDIKNKIKWPNDIVINKKKVCGILTEMSGEIGRLKYIIIGIGINANLDEEDLTYNIKEIATSIKIENGSIVNRENLIVDILEKFEYLYEDFLETKSLNKTLDICCEKSALLGKVVYLVKGEERFKVRALDLDSEGRLIVEDKLGNKQTIISGEISVRGLENYV; this is translated from the coding sequence ATGAAAGCAAAAATAGTAAAGATATTAAAGCAAAATAAAAATAAGTATATTTCTGGTGAAACTATTAGTAATGAGTTAAATGTTACTAGAACATCAATTTGGAAGTATATATCTTCATTAAGAAAAGACGGATATGTTATAGATTCTGCATCTAGGAAAGGATATAAATTGATATCTTATCCGGACATATTAGATATTGAATTATTAGAAGAAAAACTTTCAACAAATCATATTGGTAAAAATATTTATTATTATGATACTGTAGACTCTACAAATATAGAGGCTAAGAATGTAGCCTTAGATGAAGATAATGGAGCTGTTATAATAGCAGAAGAGCAAACTAAAGGTAGAGGTAGACTTGGAAGAGATTGGATATCACCTAAATATAAAGGAATATGGATGTCTATAATATTAAAACCTGATATTCCACCTGAAGATGCACCAAAAATCACTCAAATAGCAGCAGCTGCAGTTTCTAAGGCGTTTGATAATATAGATATAAAAAATAAAATCAAATGGCCTAATGATATAGTTATCAATAAAAAGAAAGTATGTGGAATATTAACTGAAATGAGTGGAGAAATTGGAAGATTAAAATATATTATCATAGGAATAGGGATTAATGCTAATCTGGATGAAGAAGATTTGACTTATAATATAAAAGAGATAGCTACTTCAATTAAGATTGAAAATGGATCAATTGTTAATAGAGAAAACTTGATTGTAGATATATTAGAAAAATTTGAATATTTATATGAAGATTTTTTAGAAACTAAATCATTAAATAAAACTCTTGATATATGTTGTGAAAAATCAGCCTTATTAGGCAAAGTGGTATATTTAGTAAAAGGTGAAGAAAGGTTTAAAGTAAGAGCTTTAGATTTAGATTCAGAAGGTAGACTCATAGTAGAAGATAAATTAGGAAATAAACAAACTATAATTTCTGGTGAAATTTCTGTTAGAGGATTAGAGAATTATGTATAA
- a CDS encoding YtxH domain-containing protein: MSKENSKGLKGITLGLIIGAGAALLLSPEGGKENRDKLKKNLIKASDKLKDIAESIKVDENTNYVNVENENISKDGNLYVNEKHIDDIDLD, translated from the coding sequence ATGAGTAAAGAAAATAGCAAAGGTCTTAAAGGTATAACACTTGGGTTAATTATAGGTGCTGGAGCTGCATTATTATTGTCACCTGAAGGTGGAAAAGAAAATAGGGATAAATTAAAAAAGAATTTAATTAAAGCATCAGACAAATTAAAAGATATTGCAGAAAGTATTAAAGTTGATGAAAATACAAATTATGTTAATGTAGAAAATGAAAATATATCAAAAGATGGTAACTTATATGTGAATGAAAAACATATAGATGATATAGACTTAGATTAA
- a CDS encoding CaiB/BaiF CoA transferase family protein, with amino-acid sequence MPQSLEGLKVLDLTRVLAGPYCTMILGDMGAEIIKIERPDIGDDSRHFGPYENGESAYFMSLNRNKKSITMNLKEEKTKEMFIEMVKQADIVVENYRPGTMEKLGLGYEKLKEINPRLIYAAASGFGHTGPYSKRPAYDAIVQAMGGIMSITGQKGGKPTRVGPSIGDITAGLFTTIGILSALNYRNNTGKGQKVDVAMLDGQVAILENAIARYFVNGVSPSPAGNVHNSIVPFEPFDTKDGEIMIAAGNDALWAKLCRVLGREDMINDERFKTNPLRGKNYEELRPLLHKEFLLKTTDEWKDILTNAGVPNGPINKIEDVVKDPQVLSRDMIVEVEHKKAGKTKVPGVPIKMSETQGEIRTPAPLLGEHNEEVLNEYLNLSKKEVEELREKGMI; translated from the coding sequence ATGCCGCAATCATTAGAAGGACTTAAAGTATTAGATTTAACCAGAGTACTTGCAGGGCCATATTGTACTATGATACTTGGAGATATGGGAGCAGAAATCATAAAGATAGAAAGACCAGATATAGGTGATGACTCTAGGCATTTTGGACCTTATGAAAATGGAGAAAGTGCATATTTTATGAGTCTGAATAGAAATAAAAAAAGTATTACAATGAATTTAAAAGAAGAAAAAACAAAAGAAATGTTTATAGAAATGGTTAAACAAGCAGATATTGTAGTTGAAAATTATAGACCAGGAACAATGGAAAAATTAGGTCTTGGATATGAGAAATTAAAGGAGATTAATCCTAGATTAATATATGCAGCAGCATCTGGGTTTGGTCATACTGGACCATATAGCAAAAGACCAGCATATGATGCAATAGTTCAAGCTATGGGAGGAATAATGAGTATAACTGGACAAAAAGGTGGAAAACCTACAAGGGTAGGTCCTTCTATAGGAGATATAACTGCAGGTTTATTTACTACTATAGGAATACTTTCAGCATTAAATTATAGAAATAATACAGGTAAAGGACAAAAAGTTGATGTAGCAATGCTTGATGGTCAAGTAGCAATACTTGAAAATGCTATTGCTAGATATTTTGTAAATGGGGTTTCTCCTAGTCCTGCAGGGAATGTACACAATTCTATAGTACCATTTGAGCCATTTGATACTAAAGATGGAGAAATAATGATTGCGGCAGGAAATGATGCCTTATGGGCTAAATTATGTAGAGTTTTAGGTAGAGAAGATATGATAAATGATGAAAGATTTAAAACAAATCCTTTAAGAGGAAAAAACTATGAAGAACTTAGACCATTATTACATAAAGAATTTCTTTTAAAAACTACTGATGAGTGGAAAGATATTTTGACAAATGCAGGAGTACCTAATGGACCTATAAATAAGATTGAAGATGTGGTAAAAGATCCTCAAGTGTTATCAAGGGATATGATAGTAGAAGTAGAACATAAAAAGGCAGGGAAAACAAAAGTTCCGGGTGTACCAATTAAAATGAGTGAAACTCAAGGTGAAATTAGAACACCGGCACCATTACTTGGGGAACACAATGAAGAAGTTTTAAATGAATATTTAAATTTAAGTAAAAAAGAAGTTGAAGAATTAAGAGAAAAGGGTATGATATAA
- a CDS encoding SLC13 family permease, translated as MSLGLVSLLVLILAIFIGFKRGVNTGLVSIAFAYILGFFVMTNISTDPGVENLVAMSSAAAKGKPLIAGFSTKLFLILVGMTFLFSIARVNGTLELLARKSSHLAKGNRKLIPILFFLFSLILAAVGPGNIAVCALVLPIAMAVGNEEKISSLLMAAMVISGANAGGLSPIAPTGIIGTQLAQAAGYDTSMHVFINMIIAQVIVAAVLYFALGGFKLKKDMSADKVKPAPFNKIQINTLVVIGLVVVAIIGFKAHIGFSAFVGGVILLLLKSADQKKTIAAIPWGTLLLVTGVGVLVNVVTIAGGIDYLTDGLSTFMNSTTAAPIISIIAGLMSAVSSASGVVMPTLITTVPGLVERLNGVSGPTLITAIILGSHFVTNSPLSTLGALAMANAPEEEDKQKLFGQLLILGFGGVLFGALLILIGIVG; from the coding sequence ATGAGTTTAGGTTTAGTGTCATTGTTAGTTTTAATATTAGCAATATTTATTGGATTTAAAAGAGGAGTTAATACAGGACTTGTAAGTATAGCATTTGCATATATTTTAGGCTTTTTTGTAATGACAAATATATCTACAGATCCAGGGGTAGAAAATTTAGTTGCTATGTCGTCCGCTGCTGCTAAAGGTAAACCACTTATAGCAGGATTTTCAACAAAATTATTTCTTATATTAGTAGGTATGACATTTTTATTCAGTATTGCAAGAGTTAACGGAACACTTGAATTATTAGCACGTAAATCATCTCATTTAGCTAAGGGAAATAGAAAACTTATTCCAATACTTTTCTTCTTATTTTCACTTATATTAGCAGCAGTAGGACCTGGTAATATCGCAGTTTGTGCATTAGTATTACCAATTGCTATGGCAGTAGGAAATGAAGAGAAAATCAGTTCACTACTAATGGCTGCTATGGTAATATCTGGAGCCAATGCTGGAGGTCTTTCGCCAATAGCTCCTACAGGTATAATTGGAACACAACTTGCACAGGCAGCAGGTTATGATACAAGTATGCATGTCTTTATTAATATGATAATAGCTCAAGTTATAGTTGCAGCTGTTTTATACTTTGCTTTAGGTGGATTTAAATTAAAAAAGGATATGTCAGCAGATAAAGTAAAGCCTGCTCCTTTTAATAAAATTCAGATAAATACATTAGTAGTAATAGGCTTAGTAGTAGTAGCTATAATAGGTTTTAAAGCACATATAGGTTTTTCAGCATTTGTAGGTGGAGTTATATTACTTCTTTTAAAGTCAGCAGATCAGAAGAAAACTATAGCAGCAATACCATGGGGAACATTATTACTTGTAACAGGAGTTGGTGTGCTTGTAAATGTAGTTACTATAGCAGGAGGAATAGATTATTTAACTGATGGGTTATCTACATTTATGAATTCTACGACAGCTGCTCCTATAATATCAATAATAGCTGGTCTTATGTCAGCTGTATCATCTGCTTCCGGTGTAGTTATGCCTACACTTATAACAACAGTTCCAGGGCTTGTAGAAAGGTTGAATGGTGTATCAGGACCTACACTTATTACAGCGATAATACTTGGATCACATTTTGTAACTAATTCTCCTTTATCAACACTTGGAGCACTTGCAATGGCAAATGCACCTGAAGAAGAAGATAAACAAAAATTATTTGGACAATTACTTATATTAGGATTTGGTGGAGTTCTATTTGGAGCTTTATTAATTCTTATAGGTATAGTAGGATAA
- a CDS encoding sodium ion-translocating decarboxylase subunit beta: MDILLEFWESTGFAAMTLGEFIMIGIALIFLYLAIKKGYEPYLLIPIAFGMLLVNMPLAGLMDEGGLLYYIYQGTELGIYPPLIFLCVGAGTDFGPLIANPKSLLLGAAAQFGIFFTFLGAIFLNKIIPFVSFSGPEAASVAIIGGADGPTALFLTSKLAPDLLGPIAIAAYSYMALVPIIQPPIMKALTTKEQRQVKMEQLRPVSKTEKVLFPIVVALFTILLLPSAAALIGMLMLGNLIRESGVVPKLTETTQNSLMYIVTILLGITVGAKAKAELFLTPETLSIIALGLVAFSVGTATGVLFGRVMYKLSGGKINPIIGAAGVSAVPMAARVAQKVGQKENPSNFLLMHAMGPNVAGVIGSAVAAGLLLMFFG, encoded by the coding sequence ATGGATATTTTACTCGAATTTTGGGAGAGTACCGGCTTTGCAGCTATGACTCTTGGAGAATTTATTATGATAGGTATAGCATTAATATTTCTATATCTAGCTATTAAAAAAGGATATGAGCCTTATTTATTAATACCCATAGCATTCGGTATGTTACTTGTAAATATGCCACTTGCAGGGCTTATGGATGAAGGGGGACTTTTATATTATATTTACCAAGGAACAGAACTTGGAATTTACCCTCCTCTTATTTTTCTATGCGTAGGAGCAGGAACAGATTTTGGCCCTTTAATTGCTAATCCCAAAAGTTTATTACTTGGAGCAGCAGCACAATTTGGTATATTCTTTACATTTTTAGGAGCAATATTTTTAAACAAAATAATACCATTTGTTAGCTTTTCAGGACCAGAAGCAGCATCAGTTGCTATTATAGGAGGAGCAGATGGACCTACAGCTTTATTTTTAACATCAAAACTTGCACCAGATTTATTAGGTCCTATTGCAATAGCTGCTTATTCATATATGGCATTAGTACCTATAATACAACCACCTATAATGAAAGCACTTACAACAAAAGAGCAAAGACAAGTAAAAATGGAACAACTAAGACCTGTTTCAAAAACTGAAAAGGTATTGTTTCCTATAGTTGTAGCACTATTTACCATTCTTTTATTACCATCAGCAGCAGCTTTAATTGGTATGTTAATGTTAGGTAACTTAATAAGAGAATCAGGAGTAGTTCCAAAACTAACAGAAACAACTCAAAACTCACTTATGTACATAGTGACAATACTTCTTGGAATTACAGTTGGAGCAAAAGCTAAAGCAGAATTATTCTTAACACCTGAAACTTTAAGTATTATTGCACTAGGTCTTGTTGCTTTTTCAGTAGGAACAGCAACTGGAGTATTATTTGGACGTGTAATGTATAAATTAAGTGGAGGTAAGATAAATCCTATAATTGGAGCTGCTGGAGTATCAGCAGTACCAATGGCTGCAAGAGTTGCACAAAAAGTTGGACAAAAAGAAAATCCTTCTAACTTTTTACTAATGCACGCTATGGGACCTAATGTAGCAGGAGTAATAGGTTCAGCAGTAGCAGCAGGATTATTATTAATGTTCTTTGGTTAG
- a CDS encoding biotin/lipoyl-containing protein, with protein MKKYNISVNGNTYEVEVEEVGASSSESRPSQVTTQVKRPEPSPAPQPKKQEKPKASTPKAVPQGAETVSAPMPGSVLDIKVSEGDSVSEGDVLLILEAMKMENEIVAPRSGKVAAVNTSKGASVNSGDPLISLE; from the coding sequence ATGAAAAAATATAATATATCTGTAAATGGAAATACTTACGAGGTTGAAGTAGAAGAAGTAGGAGCAAGTTCAAGTGAGTCAAGACCTAGTCAAGTTACTACACAAGTAAAAAGACCAGAACCATCTCCAGCACCACAACCTAAAAAACAAGAAAAACCAAAAGCTTCTACACCAAAAGCTGTACCACAAGGTGCAGAGACAGTTAGCGCACCTATGCCTGGTTCAGTATTAGATATAAAAGTATCAGAAGGGGATAGTGTTTCTGAGGGAGATGTTTTATTAATACTTGAAGCTATGAAAATGGAAAATGAAATAGTAGCACCAAGAAGTGGAAAAGTTGCAGCAGTAAATACTTCTAAGGGAGCATCTGTTAATTCAGGAGACCCATTAATATCCTTAGAATAA
- a CDS encoding OadG family transporter subunit, giving the protein MNLQDGVNLSEGLIVTLFSMGIVFLTLIIISLILGGFKAIFYKDDSKKTSVKKETPPIGDNAIAEGTEEIVDNDEEIVAVIAAAIAAHTGSRVENINIKNIRRIQQTSPIWMKAGRERAVYNKISKMK; this is encoded by the coding sequence ATGAATTTACAAGATGGAGTTAATCTTTCAGAAGGATTAATAGTGACTCTATTTAGTATGGGTATAGTATTTCTCACGCTTATCATTATCTCTTTGATATTAGGTGGGTTTAAAGCAATATTTTATAAAGATGATTCCAAAAAGACATCTGTTAAAAAAGAAACTCCTCCTATTGGAGACAATGCAATTGCAGAGGGTACAGAAGAAATAGTTGATAATGATGAAGAAATAGTTGCAGTTATTGCAGCAGCAATAGCAGCACATACTGGAAGTAGAGTAGAGAATATAAATATAAAGAATATAAGAAGAATTCAACAAACTTCTCCAATATGGATGAAGGCGGGACGAGAAAGAGCAGTATATAATAAGATAAGTAAAATGAAATAA
- a CDS encoding acyl-CoA carboxylase subunit beta produces MSNKRVEELRQRKENIRLGGGEKSIEKQHAKGKMTARERIEYLLDDGSFIEIDAFIEHRCTNFGMEKKKAPGEGVVTGYGTINGRLIYVFAQDFTVIGGSLGEMHAAKICKVQEMAIKVGAPLIGINDSGGARIQEGVDALFGYGNIFYNNTKASGVIPQISVIMGPCAGGAVYSPALTDFIFMVDNTSKMFITGPQVIKTVTGEEVSAEELGGAMTHNSTSGVAHFINNTEEETLDNIKTLLSFLPSNNLEDAPSFDSQDDINRIEEKLNEIIPENPNKPYDMKDIISILGDNGEFLEVQPYYAQNIMTGFMRLNGRSVGVIANQPKVLAGCLDINASDKAARFIRTCDAFNIPLLTLVDVPGFLPGTGQEYGGIIRHGAKMLYAYSEATVPKVTVILRKAYGGAYIAMCSRHLKSDFVLAWPSAEIAVMGPEGAANIIFRKEIKNSEDAIKTRSEKIGEYRDTVANPYVAASRGYIDDVIEPQLTRPRIINAFDMLASKREEMPAKKHGNLPL; encoded by the coding sequence ATGTCTAATAAAAGAGTAGAAGAATTACGCCAAAGAAAAGAAAATATAAGACTTGGCGGTGGAGAAAAGAGTATTGAAAAACAACATGCAAAAGGTAAAATGACTGCAAGAGAAAGAATAGAATATTTATTAGATGATGGTAGTTTTATTGAAATAGATGCATTTATTGAACATAGATGTACTAATTTTGGCATGGAAAAGAAAAAGGCTCCTGGTGAAGGTGTTGTTACAGGATATGGAACTATCAATGGAAGATTAATATATGTATTTGCTCAAGATTTCACTGTGATAGGTGGTTCACTTGGTGAAATGCATGCAGCAAAAATTTGTAAAGTACAAGAAATGGCAATTAAAGTAGGTGCTCCTTTAATTGGTATAAATGATTCTGGTGGAGCAAGAATACAAGAAGGTGTAGATGCACTTTTTGGATATGGAAATATATTCTATAACAATACTAAAGCTTCAGGTGTAATACCTCAAATATCAGTTATAATGGGTCCATGTGCAGGTGGAGCGGTATATTCTCCAGCTTTAACTGACTTTATATTTATGGTAGATAATACAAGTAAAATGTTTATAACTGGTCCACAAGTTATAAAGACAGTTACAGGAGAAGAAGTTTCAGCTGAAGAATTAGGTGGAGCTATGACACATAACAGTACTAGTGGTGTAGCACATTTTATAAATAATACAGAAGAAGAAACATTAGATAATATCAAGACATTACTTAGTTTCTTACCTTCTAATAATTTAGAAGATGCTCCAAGCTTTGATTCACAAGATGATATAAATCGTATAGAAGAAAAATTAAATGAGATAATACCAGAAAATCCAAATAAGCCTTATGATATGAAAGATATAATATCTATATTAGGAGATAATGGTGAGTTTTTAGAAGTACAACCATATTATGCACAAAATATAATGACAGGATTTATGAGACTAAATGGTAGATCAGTAGGTGTAATAGCTAATCAACCAAAAGTTTTAGCAGGATGTTTAGATATAAATGCTTCAGACAAGGCAGCAAGATTCATAAGAACTTGTGATGCATTTAACATCCCACTTCTAACTCTCGTAGATGTTCCAGGATTTTTACCAGGAACTGGACAAGAATATGGTGGAATTATAAGACATGGGGCTAAAATGTTATATGCATACTCTGAAGCTACGGTACCAAAAGTTACTGTAATATTAAGAAAAGCTTATGGTGGAGCATATATTGCAATGTGTTCAAGACATCTTAAATCAGATTTTGTACTTGCTTGGCCTAGTGCAGAAATAGCAGTAATGGGGCCAGAAGGTGCAGCAAATATAATCTTTAGAAAAGAAATAAAAAATTCAGAAGATGCTATAAAGACAAGAAGTGAAAAAATAGGTGAGTATAGAGATACTGTAGCAAATCCTTATGTGGCAGCATCTAGAGGATACATTGATGATGTAATAGAACCTCAATTAACTAGACCAAGAATAATAAATGCTTTTGATATGTTAGCAAGTAAAAGAGAAGAAATGCCAGCTAAGAAGCATGGTAATCTTCCGTTATAA
- the mce gene encoding methylmalonyl-CoA epimerase, translating into MVGKVDHIGIAVKDLEETLKFYTDVLGMDLQGTETVEEQKVKVAFLPIGDTEMELLESTDKDGPIAKYIEKKGQGVQHIAYRVDNIEKAIEEMKEKGIRMIDEKPRYGAGGAKIAFLHPKSTHGVLIELCQRD; encoded by the coding sequence ATGGTAGGTAAAGTAGATCATATAGGTATAGCTGTAAAAGATTTAGAGGAAACATTAAAATTTTATACAGATGTTTTAGGTATGGATTTACAAGGTACAGAAACTGTAGAGGAGCAAAAGGTAAAAGTTGCATTTTTACCTATAGGTGATACAGAAATGGAATTATTGGAATCTACAGATAAAGACGGTCCTATAGCAAAATATATTGAAAAAAAGGGTCAAGGTGTTCAACATATAGCTTATAGAGTAGATAATATAGAAAAAGCTATAGAAGAAATGAAAGAAAAAGGTATAAGAATGATTGATGAAAAACCAAGATATGGTGCTGGTGGAGCAAAAATAGCATTTTTACATCCAAAAAGTACTCATGGTGTATTAATAGAATTATGCCAAAGAGATTAA
- the meaB gene encoding methylmalonyl Co-A mutase-associated GTPase MeaB, whose protein sequence is MLILDLVKKLLEGDKRACARAITKAENNEKGALEILKEIYKYTGNAHIVGITGPPGGGKSTLTYRLSKELSDKGKKVGIIAIDPTSPFTGGSILGDRIRMNKLSTDPNVFIRSMGTRGHLGGLSKATYAAIKIFDAFGCDYIFIETVGVGQSEVDIVKTADTVVMVMVPGLGDDIQAIKAGIMEIADIFAINKSDLDGAERTTGEIKMMVEMDNSDKKPPILNVIASQNEGIKDLVKEIICHKEYLVSSGELEGKRTERLRSEIIDLVEQEIKSRIFNDRDIYNLLDNILKDVYNKEVDPYSAKDELFNAII, encoded by the coding sequence GTGCTAATATTGGATTTAGTAAAGAAATTACTTGAAGGAGATAAAAGAGCCTGTGCTAGAGCGATTACTAAAGCTGAAAATAATGAAAAAGGAGCTTTAGAAATTTTAAAAGAAATATATAAATACACAGGAAATGCTCATATTGTAGGAATTACAGGACCACCTGGTGGAGGAAAATCAACACTTACTTATAGATTGAGTAAAGAATTAAGTGATAAGGGTAAAAAAGTGGGAATCATTGCTATAGATCCCACTAGTCCTTTCACTGGTGGTTCAATATTAGGAGATAGAATAAGAATGAATAAACTATCAACTGACCCTAATGTATTTATAAGGAGTATGGGAACAAGAGGACACTTAGGTGGGCTTTCAAAAGCAACATATGCAGCTATAAAAATATTTGATGCTTTTGGATGTGACTATATTTTCATTGAAACTGTAGGCGTAGGACAATCTGAAGTTGATATAGTTAAAACAGCGGATACAGTTGTTATGGTGATGGTACCAGGACTTGGAGATGATATTCAAGCTATAAAGGCAGGTATAATGGAAATTGCAGATATTTTTGCTATAAATAAAAGTGATTTAGATGGAGCTGAGAGAACTACAGGGGAAATAAAGATGATGGTGGAAATGGATAATTCTGATAAAAAGCCACCTATATTAAATGTTATAGCAAGTCAAAATGAAGGAATAAAAGATTTAGTGAAAGAAATTATCTGTCATAAGGAGTACTTAGTATCATCTGGGGAATTAGAAGGTAAGAGAACGGAGAGACTGAGATCTGAGATAATAGATTTAGTTGAACAAGAAATTAAGTCTAGAATATTTAATGATAGAGATATATATAATCTTTTAGACAACATATTAAAAGACGTGTACAATAAAGAAGTAGATCCTTATAGTGCTAAGGATGAATTATTTAATGCTATTATTTAA
- a CDS encoding cobalamin B12-binding domain-containing protein, which produces MDRPIRVLVAKPGLDGHDRGAKVIARALRDAGMEVIYTGLRQTPEQIVASAIQEDVDVVALSILSGAHNHLFPKVVELLKAEDAEDILIIGGGVIPEDDIPELKKAGIEEVFTPGTPTTTTIEFIKNNLKK; this is translated from the coding sequence ATGGATAGACCTATTAGAGTATTAGTTGCTAAACCAGGATTAGATGGTCATGATAGAGGAGCAAAAGTTATTGCAAGAGCTTTAAGAGATGCAGGGATGGAAGTAATTTATACAGGACTTAGACAAACTCCAGAACAAATAGTGGCATCAGCAATACAAGAAGATGTTGATGTTGTAGCTTTAAGTATATTATCAGGTGCACATAATCATTTGTTTCCTAAGGTAGTTGAACTATTGAAAGCAGAAGATGCAGAAGATATACTTATTATTGGAGGAGGAGTTATTCCAGAAGATGATATACCAGAACTTAAAAAAGCAGGTATAGAAGAAGTATTTACACCTGGAACACCTACTACTACTACTATTGAATTTATAAAAAACAACTTAAAGAAGTAA